A region from the Drosophila mauritiana strain mau12 chromosome 2L, ASM438214v1, whole genome shotgun sequence genome encodes:
- the LOC117150775 gene encoding akirin: MNPLTRKRLLPLDEESQHIGPTNRCGSNCIKKKLTKLSLQSIPGVDSISQKRSFPWEDNSLDIFPAKRLRNLIIKKNLTIISEQDVPKELLMGLPVLHDSDFSDSEECRPKSEKQMVKPETEDDRNLFTYQQLKSMCWEMMKQCEDRVVLEYEIALTQKMAEQYDTFIKFNHDQLQRECEHGASYLS; this comes from the coding sequence atgaaTCCCCTAACGCGAAAGCGTTTACTACCTTTGGATGAGGAATCTCAGCATATCGGTCCGACAAATCGATGTGGGAGCAACTGCATCAAAAAGAAGTTAACAAAATTGTCCCTCCAAAGTATTCCAGGCGTCGATAGCATTTCGCAGAAGCGATCGTTTCCTTGGGAGGACAACTCGCTTGATATATTTCCCGCAAAGCGATTACGAAATCTTATCATAAAAAAGAATTTGACTATAATTAGCGAACAAGATGTCCCGAAAGAGTTATTGATGGGATTGCCAGTATTACATGATAGTGACTTTAGTGATTCGGAGGAATGTCGCCCAAAATCGGAGAAACAGATGGTCAAACCAGAAACTGAAGATGACCGAAATCTGTTTACCTATCAGCAATTGAAATCAATGTGCTGGGAAATGATGAAACAATGCGAGGATCGGGTAGTGCTGGAATATGAAATAGCATTGACTCAAAAAATGGCAGAGCAGTATGATACATTTATCAAGTTCAACCACGACCAATTGCAGCGAGAATGTGAACATGGGGCTAGTTATTTGTCTTAG